Proteins from a genomic interval of Piscinibacter sp. HJYY11:
- a CDS encoding porin has translation MKQTIIVAAAAAVCSGGALAQSSVTLGGVMDAAARSVANSGGGSVKSLVSGANSTSRLYFRGNEELGNGLSAGFWIESGINIDAGTSSGGTQFWDRRATLSLASKPAGEVRLGRDYTPTYTTWSRHDVFSHVGVAGSNNFSSAAQQGPVRNAFGTNPNTTVRSSNSVQYILPAGLGGVEGALMLAAGEGGTAANGQHKLIGGRLAWQTKVFGVSAAYATTENDLTASGKFKDGVIGANGAIGPVRLTAALRRYEQSQAKQTNLMLGALGSIGATDLKLSYLQANLQGRVGATSIDNNDARQIGLGVVYNLSKRTGLYAQAARIENEGTATFVIPGGTTLPAGGRSTGWEAGLRHNF, from the coding sequence GTGAAACAAACAATCATCGTGGCGGCTGCAGCGGCCGTCTGTTCCGGTGGCGCGCTGGCCCAGTCCAGCGTGACCCTCGGTGGTGTCATGGATGCGGCCGCGCGGAGCGTCGCCAATTCAGGCGGCGGCTCGGTCAAGTCGCTCGTCAGTGGCGCCAACAGCACGAGCCGGCTCTACTTCCGCGGCAACGAGGAACTCGGCAACGGGCTCTCCGCCGGCTTCTGGATCGAATCGGGCATCAACATCGATGCCGGCACGAGCAGTGGCGGCACGCAGTTCTGGGACCGGCGCGCCACGCTGTCGCTCGCGAGCAAGCCCGCTGGCGAAGTGCGCCTCGGGCGCGACTACACGCCGACCTACACCACCTGGTCGCGTCACGACGTGTTCTCGCACGTGGGCGTGGCGGGGTCGAACAACTTCTCCTCCGCTGCGCAGCAGGGGCCGGTCCGCAACGCCTTCGGCACCAACCCCAACACGACGGTGCGTTCCAGCAATTCGGTGCAGTACATCCTGCCCGCAGGGCTGGGTGGCGTGGAAGGCGCCCTGATGCTTGCCGCCGGTGAGGGGGGCACGGCCGCGAACGGCCAGCACAAGCTGATCGGTGGCCGTCTTGCGTGGCAAACCAAGGTGTTCGGCGTGAGCGCGGCCTATGCCACCACCGAAAACGACCTCACCGCCAGCGGCAAGTTCAAGGACGGCGTGATCGGCGCCAATGGCGCCATTGGGCCCGTGCGCCTCACGGCGGCCTTGCGTCGCTACGAGCAGTCGCAGGCCAAGCAGACCAACCTGATGCTCGGGGCCCTGGGCAGCATCGGCGCCACGGACCTGAAGCTCTCCTACCTGCAGGCCAACCTGCAGGGCCGTGTCGGCGCCACGTCGATCGACAACAACGACGCCCGCCAGATCGGCCTCGGCGTCGTCTACAACCTGTCGAAGCGAACCGGCCTCTACGCCCAGGCCGCGCGCATCGAGAACGAAGGGACCGCCACCTTCGTCATTCCCGGCGGCACGACGCTGCCCGCCGGGGGGCGATCCACCGGCTGGGAAGCAGGCCTGCGGCACAACTTCTGA